The Syntrophorhabdaceae bacterium region GACCATGATGAGGTACCGGGGAATGGGAAGCCCCGTCACCCAGTCGGCCGCGATCATGGGGATCTCCGTGACCGCGAGGAAGTGACCAAGCACGGAGGAGCCTGCCACGAGCATGAGGGTCATGACCGCGGTGCGAAGGGACTCATCCCAGGACTTGACGAGCATCTTGAAGTTCACCTCTTTCCTCACTGCCGCAAGGATAAGGACCGCCGCGGTCCCGATGGAGCCCGCCTCGGTGGGGGAGAAGGCCCCGATCATGAGCCCGCCGATAACCACCGCAAAGATGATGATGACCACGATGAACTCGGGCAGGACCCTGAACCGCTCACCCCAGGACGACTTCGGGGTCTGGGGCGCCACCTCGGGAGATATTTTCACCCACCCGTAGATCACGCAGAGGAAGAGCGCCGAGATCAGGATGCCGGGGACGATCCCCGCGAGGAAGAGCCTGCCGATCGACTGCTCCACCACGATCCCGTAGATGATGAGGACCAAGGAAGGAGGGATGAGCATCCCGATGGTGCCTACCGAGGCAACGACCCCGGTGGAGAGCTCTTTCTTATACCCGTACCGGTCCATCTCGGGAATGGCGATGCCCGAGAAGGTCGCGACCGTCGCAAGGGTCGAGCCGCACATGGCCTTGAAGATGGTCGCCCCTGCCACGGTAGTCATGGCAAGCCCCCCGGGCACGTGGCCCACCCATTTATGAGAGGCCATGTATAACCTCTTCGCGATATTCGAATTGGAGGCGATCTGCCCCATCAAGACAAAGAGGGGGATGACGGTAAACCCGTAGGTCGTGAAGGTATCGAAGAAGTCCTTGACCAGAAGGTTGCAGGCAGCGGAGAAGGAGACGAGGTAGACGAAGCCCGCGAACCCCACGATGGCCATGCAGAAGGCCAATTCGATGCCGGTCAGAAACAGGCAGAGAAGGATGAAGAGGGCGAAGATGCCGACGGTAACTTCGTTCATTTGCCTGCCTCCTTGACGGTCCTTAGAAGATCGCAGAAGAGGGTGACGCTCTCGAGAAAGCAGCTTAAGGCGAGTCCCCAGGCAATGGGGTAGAAGGGGAGCTTGAAGCTCGCGCTCACCTCACCCGTGTGCTTGAGGTCGAGACCGTAGAGAATGAAGTTATATCCGATAAATAAAAATAGGGCGATCCCCATGCACCGGGTGATGGAATCCATCACCTTTCTTCCGGCGGAAGTCATCTTGTCGACCAGCATATCCACATAGACATGGGCCTTCTTCCACGAGGTATAGGGGATGGCGAAGCCGATCACTATGGAGCCGCAGAAGGAGATGATCTCCATGGAGCCCACGATGGGACGGCCGATGTTGCGCATGAGCACATCGAGCAGGGTGACGAGCATCATGAATGCGAGCGTCGACCCCGCGATAATATGAAAGACAATATCTACTTTCGAGACTACGACTGAGAAACGGTTCATGCTGATCCTCCACGTTATTCCGGATGGACAAGGGGCGTATATGCCCCTTGTCCTTGTTGAAACGGCTTAGGGATGGGACTTGATATAGTCGAGGCAGAACTTCATGGTCTCGTCGCCGGGAAGGCCTTTGGCCTTCATGGCCTTCACGTATTTCTCCTGGATGGGTTTCATCTTGGCGGCGGTCTTCGCCTCTTCTTCCTTCGATGCCTTGATGAACTTCACGCCTTTCTGCATGGCGTATTCCTTTGCTTCCTTGTCGAGCTGGTTCCAGAGCTTGCCCTGTTTCTCTATCCATTCTTCATTGAGCTTCTCGATGGCGGCCTGATCTTCTTTCGTGAGGGAGTTCCATTTGTTCTTGTTCATGATGACATACATGGAGGTCATGTAGGAAACGGCATAGTTCTCGAGGCTCGTCTTTACCACCTCTCCGAATCTCCAGCCTTTAAGTGCCTCGATGGGCAGCAGGATGCCTTCGCAGAGGCCCTTCTGCAATGCATCATAGGTCTCGGTGATAGGCATGGTGACAGGGGCGCCTCCCACGGCGCTCACGATGTCGGCGTTCTCCGCATTTGCCTTGATTCTCAATCCCTTGATATCGTCAATCGAGTTGATGACTTTCTTGGTATGGAAGATGCCGGGGGCTGCGCCATGGAGGTACATGACCTTCACGTCGTCGAATTCTTTCGGCTTGAACTTCTGAAAGTATGCGTTTGCGAGCTTGGTCGCCTGGTAGCCGCTCGTATAGCCAAGGGGCTGCTGGAGGACCTCGCTAAGAGGGAGCCTGCCGGGGGCATAGGCGAGAAGGTTCTGGCCGATATCGGCGATGCCTTTTACCGTAGAGTCATAGTTCTGCATGGGAGGGGTGAGGGTGCTGCCGGGGAAGTAGGTGATTTTTACCCGCCCGTGGGTCCTCTTCTCCACCTCTTTGCACCATTCTTCGGAGAGCTTGCTGATGGGGTGCACAGGAGGGAAGAGGTTCGAGTAACGGAGCTTAATTACCTTCTCCTGGGCTTGAGCCGGTATTGAGGTGAAAAGGAATGCAACGATCATGATGCCCACGATAGTACATATGACACCGAAACCTTTTTTCATATAAATCCTCCCATGACGTATTATACGGCGTAAGCCGCGTGTTCCCGTGGAAAACTGTTATCCGGTCTCCTGCACCGTAGCAAGATACCTGTTTTTTGTCAATACTGATTTAGTCGGTCCTGCCTCCCCTATTGGAGGGTTTTCAAATGAATCCGTCGTGCCTCTGCTTCTTTTCCGGACCCTTCGCTATATGACTTTATATAGTTATATAGCTAACTTAGCGTACTATGTTATATATTAGACCAGTTTATTTGTCAATAAAATAGCGTCATAAATATACCATTTTAGTAAGGAGGTCCCCTGGCGATGGGACCTCCTTCGTCTCATCCCCGTCTCAAAATTGACGTTTCGGTCGCCGGGAGGCTACTGCCTCTATGTGTTTACATTTAGGTACATCGGCTTTTTTGCAGGGTTCAGGCCCTCTTGACAGGAAGAAGGCACGTCTGGTATCTTTATTGCATAGTAGGCTGAGTAGAATGAGATGCCATGCAGCTCTTATCCTTTTCTTTTTCACCTCTCTTCACGAAGGGCAATTCCTCCCATGACCGGTTTCTGATTTCTGCTGCATCCCAGTACTGAAAGATAATACCCAATATCCGGCAAAGCCGGGCCAAACCCATGGAGGTTGCCATGAATGAGAATGGTGCAAAGTCGCTTGTTCACCACCTGAAGGAAGTCAAGGAGGGGAACAGGAAGTTCGAAAACGCTTTCGAGAGCGTTGCCCGCATGATACTCGAAAAGAACGATATGATCGAAAAAGTCATGGTCAATGGAAAGAGCACCTATGACTTCGGGATATTCAGAAAGGGACAGAAGCATGTGATCGGCATGTTCGATGAGATCAACAGCTTCGTTTCGAGTGTCAAAGATGCAGCGGAAGGGGGCTCTTCGAGGGAGATGGCCTTTGTTCTTGTGGGCGAGCCCGGCAATGGAAAGACATTCCTGGTAGAGAACCTCTGCGCCCTCTACCGCAGGTTTCTGAGCCAGGTGGAAAACCGCCGGTTCACATTCAACTTTACCCATCTCGATCGCATGGAAACCTATGGAAAAATAAAAACCGTCCAGTCCCAGACTTTCGAGGACCCCATTATTCTTGCCATGAATCTCTTCCCCTATGATGGCAGATCGAAGGAATTCCTCGCCGAGCATGGCGGATTCGACGACAGGGAGATCGAAGGACTCTATGAAAACTACAGGCCTCTCGGTGCATGCAGCGACTACATCCTGAACGATATGAGAAACAGTGTCGACGGGGATATCGAAAAGCTGCTCGAGTGCATCGAAGTGGTCCCCGTGCCCATGAGCGAGAGCCTCGGGACGATTACGGGCAAGTACTCCGCAAAAGACAAGATCACCTCCTCGGCAGTGGACCTTTTGGGTGAGGAATCGATCCAGCGCCTCCTCCACCTGTCCGACCCGAATAACCCTTACAGGTTTGACCTCAGGAGGGGGGCCCTGGCACGGGTGGCTGGAGGCGGGATACATTTCAGTGACGAGGTGTTCAAGAACAAGAAAGACCTCGTCCAGGTATATCTGGGCGTAATTCAGAACCGGTCCATAGAGATCGACGGGTTCCGCTGGCCGATCGATACCCTTATCATAGCCACCAGCAACAACTCCGAGTTCAACAGGTTTCTCGCAGAGAAAGAAGAGGCGCCCATCGTCGACAGATGCAGGATATGCTACGTAGCCCACAATACCGACTACAGGCTCCAGTATAGTCTTACGCAGTACGCCCTGGGAAGCGAGGTGAAAACCACTCTCACCAAGGAGCGGCTCCATCAGGATCCGAATCTTAATTACGCGGCCTCAGTAGGGGTCGTGCTGACACGCCTTCCCAAAACCGAAAAATTGACGGCTATCGAAATGATGAAGCTCTCTGCGGGCGAAGTGGCGGGAGAGAAGAGTATCAAGACCCTCTCGGAAGTCATCGATATGCTTAACCACGAGCCGGATATCACCAAAAGGTTCGGACAGAAGGGACTAGGTCAGAGGGACCTGGGCAGGGCACTTCAGATGCTCATGGAAACCTCCGAGACCAATGAAGGTCAGTGCATGTTTGCGGAAGACATCTTCAAGGCCCTGGAAAAGGTAATTCTCGATTATGTGACGGAACCTGCCGAGAGGGTCAAATACTTCGAGGACCTGAAAGTCGCCAAGGGCCTCTATCGCGAGCGGATTATGACGGAGATGTTTAATGCATACATGGACGAGCCCCTCGCCATCAAGAGAGACGTGATGAATTACGTCAACATGATAATCGGGGTGGACGCGGAAAACCTCGGCCAGGACAGGATGTGGAAGTATAAGGACCCCCAGACGGGTCAGCTCAGGGCATTGAAGATCGATGAGCGTTTCATCCAGAGTGTGGAGGAGAGGCTCGGCCTGAAAACAGAGGAGCAGAGGGAATCCTTCAGGACCTCCATTCGAAAGATCTATGGCCAGAAGATTTCCGTCGACCCTGATTATGACTTCATGGACAATATAGAACTGGTAAAGGCGGTCACCGACGTGAGACTGAAATCGGATATCGCCGGTGCGGGAAGCCTCATAGGCGCCCTTGCAAACAGGACGAACGAGGAGAACCAGAAGCTCTACGACAGGATGATCACCACCATGCTGGACAAGCTCGGGTACTGCTCGACCTGTGCCCAGAAAACCATAGAATATTTCTGTACGAAAAACGATGAAAACTGATAAAAAGGGTCCCCCTTCCACAGCTCTTTACGACAGCTCCGACCTGAGCTTCTTTAAGTTGTCGGTCCCTTCCCCTTACTCCTATATCCATACCATCGGCTCCATAGAAGACCTTATTGAGAGGGACGTACAGAGGGAGAAGGACGGCTTTCCCAGAAAGATCAGGCTCGGAAGGCTGCTCAAGCCGGTGATCGGAGGCAAGGAGAAGACGGTGGTGGTCCCCACCACGGTTGAGGAAAAGTTCTATCATGATTCGCGGAATCCCGACGAGGAGCAGCAGGAAGGTACGGGGGGAACGGGAGACGGCGAGGAGGGTGAGGTAATCGGAGAGGAGCCCTTCCATGAGAAATCGGAGGGTGGAAGCGGCGGCCATGGCCAGGGAGAAGGGGGAGACCATGAGATCGAGACTACCCTCTACGATCTCGGCAGGATCCTTACCGAAAAGTTTCAGTTGCCGAACCTTAAGGAAAAAGGCACGAAACGCTCCATGAAGAAGTTCACCTACGACCTCACTGACAAGCACCGTGGTTTCGGCCAGGTCCTGGACAAGAAAGCAACCCTGCGGAGGGTCCTCCAGACGAATATGGGTCTCGGGAGGATCAGCGACCCCACCGACATAGACCCTGCGTCGCTCCTTGTCTCTCCTCAGGACAGCATTTACCGTATTCTTTCAAAAGAACAGGACTACGAGGCCCAGGCCCTCGTCTTTTTCATCCGTGACTATTCAGGCTCCATGTCGGGCCTGCCCACGGAAGTAATTGTGACCCAGCACGTGATGATCTATAGCTGGCTCCTCTTTCAGTACCAGGGGCAGGTGGAGACGCGGTTTATTCTCCACGATACCGCGGCGCGGGAGGTGCCCGATTTCTACACCTATTACAGCCTCTCCATAGCAGGCGGCACCAAGATGGAGTCCGCCTACAGGATGGTCAACGAGATCGTGGAAAAAGACGGTCTGGACCGGGATTACAATATTTATGTGTTTCAGGGTACCGACGGCGACGACTGGGACGTGACGGGAGAGCAGACGGTTCCCGAGCTTGGGAAAATGCTCGCCTACAGCAGCAGGATGGGCATTACGATTACAAGCCCCGGCGAGGGCTCTTATTCGACGACCACGGCGGGCAGATACCTGGGCGAGGTGGCGGAGAAGCGCCCGGATAAGCTGAAGATCGATCTGATCGGTGACAACCCTGAAGAATCCCGGCTTATCGAAGGCATCAAGAGGCTTATCTCGTGAAGAGAGGACGGTAACCCATGGAATTAGTGAGTCAGCACACGAAAAAGATCATGGAAGGGTGCAAGGAGCGGGCAAAAGACGCGGGCCTTACCTTCCAGACCGAAACGCTTGAATATATCGTATCGAACAAGGACCTCCTCGAGCTCGGCCCGAAGAACATGATCCCCACCCTCTATGATTACTGGGTTCATGATGTGGAAGTGCTGAGAGAGAAGGGGAAGTACGAGCTTTTCCCCCACAACCCCTATGAGACGGTAATAAACACGAGACCTGCCATCTCGTTCTATAACGATAACAATCCCGATTGGCTCAACGTGATGATCTTCTACCACGTCCTCGCCCATATCGATTTCTTTCAGAACAACCTCTACTACCGGCATACCTGGGACGAGGATTTCGCGGGTCAAGCCTTATCGGATAAGAGGACCGTCGCAATGCTCCGCTCCGAGAAGGGCAGGTGGGTCGATTACGTAATAGAATTCGCCCGCGGCATAGATAACCTGGTCAATTATTACGGGGTCCTTTCCGATTTCGACCGGGCTTCGGAATCGAAGGAATCGAGGCGTCTCGACTATTATTACGACATCTTTCTTCAGAAGGTGAAGGGCGTCACCATGACGGAGTACCTGAAGGAGTTGGAACGGTATAACGAGGCCGTCTCGCAGTATGGAGCGATGGGGGCATCCGTCTTCTTTTCGGCGGTGGTAAGAAAATATCCCGAATTTGAGGCAATGTTCGAAAGGCAAAACAAAAAAGGGAAATCCGTTCCCCCGGACATCCTGCAGTTTCTCGAAACCCACTCCCCCTTTCTCCAAAAAGAGGAGAACCGGTGGATGATCACCATTATGGAGATTGTGCGCAAGACCTCCCTTTATTTTCAGCCCCAGATACGGACGAAGATCATGAATGAAGGGTGGGCAAGCTATTGGCATGATCAGCTTTTCATGAAAGATACCAGGATTAAAGGGAACGAGGTCAACTATGCGAGTGTGAATGCAAAGGTTACAGCCCTTCCCCGGATGGGTCTCAATCCGTATGCCCTCGGCATGCGGCTCTTCTCATTCATCGAGGAAATGGCGGGGAAAGGCAGGCTCGGCTATGATTTTCAAAGAATCACCCGATCGAACGAAAGGAACGATTTCGACAAAAAGAGCGACACGGCCCGTGATTGCGTATTCAAAGTAAGGAGTAACCTCAATGACTTCGTCTTCATCAATACCTTCATAGATCAGGATTTTGTCGACAGGTACAAACTCTTCGTGACCGGAAGAC contains the following coding sequences:
- a CDS encoding TRAP transporter small permease; its protein translation is MNRFSVVVSKVDIVFHIIAGSTLAFMMLVTLLDVLMRNIGRPIVGSMEIISFCGSIVIGFAIPYTSWKKAHVYVDMLVDKMTSAGRKVMDSITRCMGIALFLFIGYNFILYGLDLKHTGEVSASFKLPFYPIAWGLALSCFLESVTLFCDLLRTVKEAGK
- a CDS encoding DUF444 family protein, yielding MKTDKKGPPSTALYDSSDLSFFKLSVPSPYSYIHTIGSIEDLIERDVQREKDGFPRKIRLGRLLKPVIGGKEKTVVVPTTVEEKFYHDSRNPDEEQQEGTGGTGDGEEGEVIGEEPFHEKSEGGSGGHGQGEGGDHEIETTLYDLGRILTEKFQLPNLKEKGTKRSMKKFTYDLTDKHRGFGQVLDKKATLRRVLQTNMGLGRISDPTDIDPASLLVSPQDSIYRILSKEQDYEAQALVFFIRDYSGSMSGLPTEVIVTQHVMIYSWLLFQYQGQVETRFILHDTAAREVPDFYTYYSLSIAGGTKMESAYRMVNEIVEKDGLDRDYNIYVFQGTDGDDWDVTGEQTVPELGKMLAYSSRMGITITSPGEGSYSTTTAGRYLGEVAEKRPDKLKIDLIGDNPEESRLIEGIKRLIS
- a CDS encoding TRAP transporter substrate-binding protein, whose amino-acid sequence is MKKGFGVICTIVGIMIVAFLFTSIPAQAQEKVIKLRYSNLFPPVHPISKLSEEWCKEVEKRTHGRVKITYFPGSTLTPPMQNYDSTVKGIADIGQNLLAYAPGRLPLSEVLQQPLGYTSGYQATKLANAYFQKFKPKEFDDVKVMYLHGAAPGIFHTKKVINSIDDIKGLRIKANAENADIVSAVGGAPVTMPITETYDALQKGLCEGILLPIEALKGWRFGEVVKTSLENYAVSYMTSMYVIMNKNKWNSLTKEDQAAIEKLNEEWIEKQGKLWNQLDKEAKEYAMQKGVKFIKASKEEEAKTAAKMKPIQEKYVKAMKAKGLPGDETMKFCLDYIKSHP
- a CDS encoding TRAP transporter large permease, with the translated sequence MNEVTVGIFALFILLCLFLTGIELAFCMAIVGFAGFVYLVSFSAACNLLVKDFFDTFTTYGFTVIPLFVLMGQIASNSNIAKRLYMASHKWVGHVPGGLAMTTVAGATIFKAMCGSTLATVATFSGIAIPEMDRYGYKKELSTGVVASVGTIGMLIPPSLVLIIYGIVVEQSIGRLFLAGIVPGILISALFLCVIYGWVKISPEVAPQTPKSSWGERFRVLPEFIVVIIIFAVVIGGLMIGAFSPTEAGSIGTAAVLILAAVRKEVNFKMLVKSWDESLRTAVMTLMLVAGSSVLGHFLAVTEIPMIAADWVTGLPIPRYLIMVLIILVYLLGGSFIDDLAFMILATPIFYPAVIKLGYDPVWFGVMVGITIMIGVIIPPVAICVFIVRNITGVPFNTIYKGVLPFLLSLFAAALLLFLFPSIATWLPNLFMGAGT
- a CDS encoding SpoVR family protein encodes the protein MELVSQHTKKIMEGCKERAKDAGLTFQTETLEYIVSNKDLLELGPKNMIPTLYDYWVHDVEVLREKGKYELFPHNPYETVINTRPAISFYNDNNPDWLNVMIFYHVLAHIDFFQNNLYYRHTWDEDFAGQALSDKRTVAMLRSEKGRWVDYVIEFARGIDNLVNYYGVLSDFDRASESKESRRLDYYYDIFLQKVKGVTMTEYLKELERYNEAVSQYGAMGASVFFSAVVRKYPEFEAMFERQNKKGKSVPPDILQFLETHSPFLQKEENRWMITIMEIVRKTSLYFQPQIRTKIMNEGWASYWHDQLFMKDTRIKGNEVNYASVNAKVTALPRMGLNPYALGMRLFSFIEEMAGKGRLGYDFQRITRSNERNDFDKKSDTARDCVFKVRSNLNDFVFINTFIDQDFVDRYKLFVTGRRPNAEKNAWEYYVKSRKADDYKQMLLDSLYHPPHIKVNEEKSKEGSLYLDHRFEEKPLVQEFIANTMMGIEYLWGGPVKLETTEFVAESDLRRTEKYYYGMGRKLAQGSKKKVARRTVYTMEKQKLTKILMQ